From the Streptococcus hyointestinalis genome, the window GCCATCTGTCACAATATCAATGCCATTTGCCTTTTGGTCAGCGATAATCTGGCGAATCGCTTTTTCTTCTGTGTCCTTGTAGCCGTCAAAGTCCTCATAGAAAGGATAGCGGATATCGTCACGGTGTTCGATTTGTGTTTTATAAGCTTTGAGTTCCTCTGGGCGTAACAGTGAGCCCACCAGTTGAAATCTTGATTTTGTCATATCTCTTTCCTCTTTATCTTTATCTTTATCTTTATTATGCTTGCTATTCTAACAAAGATAAAGCCACTTGAAAAATAGTTATTTCCAAGGTTTTCATATAGATAAGAACTATACCCACAATATGTAAAAATTTTATATAAAACCTATTGATATTTCTTATATATAAAAATATAATATATATAAAGATATGATATATCAAAAATTTACATACTACTCAGGAGGTTGACATGGCGCATTTTCCAACATCTGCTGTGGTGATTGAGTTTTTGATTCTAGCCATTGTCGATGAGCAGGATTCCTATGGCTATGAGATTAGCCGGACCATAAAGCTCATCGCAGACATCAAAGAGTCCTCACTTTACCCCATTTTAAAAAGGCTGGAAAAAGCGGGTTTTGTGACGACTTATTCGCAAGAACATCAAGGACGCAAGCGCAAGTACTATCGCATCACAGACTCAGGCAAAGACGAGCTGACCTTTCTCAAGAAAGAATGGCAGACTTACACAGAGACTATTTTAGGCATTATCGAAGGGAGTATAAGACATGAAAAAGACTGAATACCTAGCAGAACTAGACCGCTATCTGCGTAAACTACCAGAAGCCGACTACAAGGAGGCGATGGAATATTTTACAGAATATTTTGACGAAGCAGGCGAGGACAAGGAAGAAGAGGTCATCCGTGAGCTGGGCACACCAAAAGAGGCAGCCAGCGAGATTATCCACAATATCCTTGGAAAGACCCTTGTCGAGGACAAGCCACGCTCCTACAAGCAAACACTCACGATAGCGGTTTTAGCCATTCTAGCAGCGCCTATCGGACTGCCTCTTGTTATTGCTTTATTGGGCTTTCTTTTAGGAGTTGCTCTCTTTATCCTTGGTATCCTATTAGCTGGTGTGATATTACTACTTGCGCTCTTTGCTGTAGGTATCTTTTACATGGTTGATGCGGTCAATCTCTGGCAGCAAGTCTCGCTATCAGCAGCCAGTATCAGCTTTGGCGGAGGGATGTTCGCTGTTGGGGTTGGGCTGTTAGCTTGTCTCATCCTCTACCAGCTCATCAAACTGTGTGGACGTGGGTTGTTACTGCTCATTCACACACTGACTAAAAAAGGAGAAAAAGCATGAAAACAGGAACAAAAGTGGTATTAGGAATTGCACTAAGCTTTAGTTTATTGGGCATTTTCTTTGGCGTCTTTGGCTATTACACCGGAGGCATTGATGATATTAGAGCCAAAGCAGAAGCTACTACCCAAAAGTACAGTAAGACTTTTGACAAGCTCGACTCGCTTACAGTCTCTGGAGAGAATTATCTGACTGTCACATCTGGTAATGTCACAAAACCAACGCTAACTTATACCAAAGTCAAAGCTCAAAATTCAATTTACACGACAGACTACAGCTTCAAAAATGGAGAGCTGACTCTTAATAGTAAAGCTAACTATGCCAGTAGACATATTTCCGGTGGATTATTAGACCTTGCTGGAGAAGGCTTTAGCTTTGATAATCAAATCACACTTACCTTACCTAAGAATAGCAACCTAAAGACTATCTCAGTAAGCAATAACAGTGGATTCATTCTTAAAAATCTAAGACTTAAAGACACCACCATCGAAACAAGCAGCTACTTTGAAACGACAAATGTTAACCTCGATAGCACCAAGCTATCCGTCAACTACAACACCATCGATATAAAGCAAACCACATTGATAAACACAAGTATCACTATTAAAGATGGGGACTTTGAAGGCAATGGTCTGACCTTTAAGCAAAAAAATAGCATCATCGCTGATGGCATAGACATTTCTCTCAATGACTATAATCTCACTGTCACGCACAACTCTGAAGGAGACGATGACATCACAAAACGCCTAACAGCTTCTAGCGAAAACACACTCAACCTGGTAGCTAGAGACGATGATATCACCGTTCAATAAAAAAAGCGAACCTCATAGGTTCGTTTTTTTAAAAGAGTAAACTCAAGAGCGCTAAAATAGCAAGACCTGCTTGTTTTAGGATGATTTTCTTATCAACAGTGATGGCACCGTAAGCGGCAACTGCAACCACATAAATCAAAAAGACCGTTACCAACTCCACACTGTGTGCTCCAAAAAGACCGTAGAGCAAGAAAACACCGATTAAACCATTGTAGACTCCTTGGTTTTTAAAGAGGTTATCAACCGACGGACGGCTGAGCTCTTCCTTGTCCGTACTGAAAACACGACTCGTTGCCTCTGACTGAGTCGCAAAAGTCTCCAAGTACATGATATAAAAATGCTCCAAAGCAACCAATGTTGCTAAAACAACAGTAATAAGTGACATGCTTTTTCTCCTTCAATATAACAAATGTAACATAGCCAAGGACAAGTATATCCTAGCTCACTCAAAAAAGCAACTGACTTGCTCATTTGTCAAGACAAAACGAAAGAGCCCCAGTGCACTAGGACTCTCTCAGGAGATTTATGAAAAAGAAAAGTTTTAGGATGACTATAGTATAGCTACGCTGGCTTAAAGAAACCTTAAACAAACTTAAACTTTAGAGAGTCGCTAGAAATTTTTCCCGCTTTTTCGCTGTTGACTGACTTATACCACCCAAATGTTTCCAAGAAAAGTGCTGGATACCGATTTGTTTGAGGGTGGATTTGACCGAGCTATTGATACAATTTCCCGCAAAATAACGCAGATAAAAGGTTGTTGACGTCGATGTGGTCACTACCTCATCTGATGTGATGTTGGTCAATAGTCCCTTGACGCCAGTTTTGGTTGGACAGTAAGCAAAGTTCATCTTCAGTACCTTGTCAAAAAAGCCTTTAAAGATAGCAGGGATATTGTTCCACCAAATGGGGCTTACAATGATGAGCTTGTCCGTCTTTGCCAGTTGCTCTTGATAGTGGCGCACCAGCGAGTTTAGCGTTTCTCCCGTCTTAAAGAGAGCCAGCTCCTCACGGGTATAGACAGGTTTAAAGCCATCCTTGTACAAGTCAATGACAGCTAGGTCTTCTGTGGCATATTTTGCGAGGAGCTTTTCCAAGATAGCGTGATTAAAGCTTTTGTCATAAGGATGGGCATAGATGATGGTCGTTTGCATATTAGTCTCCTTACCCAAAGTAAATGCTAATCATTTGTGCGATATTGTGCTCAATCTGAGCTTGGCTGATATCCATAAGGTCAGCTCGAGACACGAGCAGAGCAAGCCCTGTAATGTAGCTCCACAGATGGATGAGTGCTTGCTGCGTCTCTCTTTTAGTATCATGATTGAGCGCTGTGATGGCTTTTTGAAAATAGCTAAGAGTAGGCGGATGAGCACTTTTGTCTGATTCTAGGTCAGCTAGGCAGACCGGCACCAAGGTGCTGTCTAAAAAGAGAGCGTTAAAATAGTGAGGATGGCAGTAGCAAAAGCAACAAAGTTAGTCCCCATTTTTAGCAAACGCTGACGGTCACTAGCAGTCTCAGTAATGTCCTGCAGTAAAGCCTCAACAAAAATAGCTCTAATCTCAGCAAGCACAGTATCAAGATAGTCCTGTTTATTTTTAAAATACTTGTAGGGACTACCATGACTGACCTGACATTTTTCTGCAATCAAGCGCAGAGAAATGGTCTCTACACCATATTGTTCAACATAATCTAGCCCAGTTTGAATCAGCTTTTCTCGCAGTTGTGTAGGTTTTCTTGGCATAGCCTCTCCTTTCACATAATAAGTAGACACTGTAAACTTATTTTAAAAACCTATCCAAATGTCAAGAAACAAAACACCCCTTTAAAACCTTTGCCTTCACCTGTAATCGTGATATAATGAATAAGGGCTTTAGAAACACCTTAACTTAGGAAAACAATAAGGCAAAATCAGACAACAACAAACAAGGTCTACCCCTTGCTACGAAAGGAACTTACAATCTTATGATGAATATGCAAAACATGCTGAAGCAGGCACAAAAGCTTCAAAAGCAAATGGAAAAAAAACAAGCAGAGCTTGCTAGTACGACTTTTGTGGGCAAATCTGCCCAAGATTTAGTGACTGCGACCTTTACAGGCGATAAAAAGCTGGTCTCTATTGACTACAAGGAAGCCATCGTCGATCCTGACGATATCGAGACTCTCCAAGATATGACAACGCAAGCTATCAACGATGCACTTGCTCAAGTTGATGCGGCAACTCAAAAGACTATGGGCGCTTTTGCTGGTAAATTGCCCTTCTAAGCGAAAAACCTTCCGCGATCAAGCAGAAGGTTCTTTTTATTTGGCTTCATCTTCTCTTGCAATCTCAAGGCAGTAGGACTTGTGATGGCAATGTGGACAGGTGAGGCGTCTCGTTTTTGGAGTGTGCGCTGCTAAGCTAAAGGCTCTAAAGGTCGGCACAAAGGGCTTGTGACAATGCGGACAGAGATAAGCCACCTTTTGATAATAGCGATAAACCATCCAGATAAGCACAAGGAGAAACAGTAAGGCTAAACTAACGCCAAGTACCTGCGCCCATAATTGCCCCTCAAAATAGTAACCAAGCACATAGACCACTCCTATAAAGAGGAAGGTGAGAAGAGCAAGCTTTACCCAGCTAGATACAAAATTTTTACGCCAAAGACTGTGATTTTTCATAACCAATGAGAGATCTGCCCATTGCTCTAAAGGCATCTCAGGCTGTTTTTTGAGACTGTCAAGCAAGTTGACAGCAATGTCAACCTGTTCCTTTTTATGGTGAATATCCTGGTTTAGGTGAGTGATATGATCCACCAGCAACAACTGCAAGGTCTCAGTAGCATTATCCTCTGCGAGCAGCCTCTTGATCTGCTCAATGGAGAAATCAAGCTCTCGTAAAAAGCAAATCTGCTTGAGCACATGCAGGTCAGACTCGGTGTAAATCCTGCGCCCACCCTCACTAAGAGAAGTCGGTGGCAGGATACCACACTTATCATAATACTGCACGGTTCTAACCGAAACCTTAGCCAGCCTTGCCAGCTCACCTGTCGAGTAAGTGACAGACACTCTCTTCACCTCACTTTCATTGTAGAATAGTTGTCAAGATAAGGAGGCCTCGTCTCACTCCTTAGGAGTGCTCTTATCTTGTAAGTCTATCATAACTCATGACCTTAGGTCACATGCAAGCCCTAACCTTAGGGGATTTTTTACTATTCATCAAAAAAATGGGAAAGTCCGCTGAGACTGGCAAATGGATTGGTCGTATCTTGTGGTTCTTGCTGCGTGAGAAAGGCTTTATTGTCATCAAACTCGAGAAATCGCTCATAGACAAGAGCTGTCATACGAGCGTCCTCTAGACTGTCATGGCTTTTGCCATCAATCTCTAAAAACTTAGCCACAGTGTGCAACTTCAAATTTGCAATGCCATTTAGGTCGCTACTTCTGCGCTCATAAGCCTCATCAAAAACATCAAGCGCATACTGGCTTGACAAATCCAGCCCGTAGCTGTCAAGGAGCGGTAAATCGCTCTTTAGCGCATTGTAGCCTATCAAAGAGCTATCACCGACAAAAGTTTTGAAGTCAGCAAGCACCGCTTCTAACTTCGGTGCGTCTCGTAGCTTGTCAGCGGTAATACCTGTCAATCCATTGATAAAGGATTGCAAGGGCACATCGCTGTAAACATAAGTGTCAAAGCTGTCAACTTCCTTATGGTCACAAAACTTAACGGCAGAGACCTGTATGATGTGGCTGACATCCTTGACTGTATTAAACTCCAAATCAAAGGCAATGTAGTTGCTTAATGCTTTCATTTTCTCCTCCTAACAAAACAAAAAAAGAGGGTAAGTTGCAGTCTCCTCCCTCTTAGATATTTACTCGTTGCTACCAAAAAGTCGAGCTAAGAAGCCTTTTTTGACCTCAAGCTTTGTCTCTTGCTCTTCATCTTGTTTGGTTTGAATCTCTTCAACCTCAGCCTTAGCCTCGTCTAGCTCCAATTGCAGACGCTTGGTGTCTTCCATAGCGGCTAGAGTCAACTGCTGCTGCTGGTCTAGTTGCTTGTCTTTTTCTGCAATTTGCACATCCTTGACA encodes:
- a CDS encoding PadR family transcriptional regulator; translation: MAHFPTSAVVIEFLILAIVDEQDSYGYEISRTIKLIADIKESSLYPILKRLEKAGFVTTYSQEHQGRKRKYYRITDSGKDELTFLKKEWQTYTETILGIIEGSIRHEKD
- a CDS encoding DUF1700 domain-containing protein, which codes for MKKTEYLAELDRYLRKLPEADYKEAMEYFTEYFDEAGEDKEEEVIRELGTPKEAASEIIHNILGKTLVEDKPRSYKQTLTIAVLAILAAPIGLPLVIALLGFLLGVALFILGILLAGVILLLALFAVGIFYMVDAVNLWQQVSLSAASISFGGGMFAVGVGLLACLILYQLIKLCGRGLLLLIHTLTKKGEKA
- a CDS encoding DUF4097 family beta strand repeat-containing protein encodes the protein MKTGTKVVLGIALSFSLLGIFFGVFGYYTGGIDDIRAKAEATTQKYSKTFDKLDSLTVSGENYLTVTSGNVTKPTLTYTKVKAQNSIYTTDYSFKNGELTLNSKANYASRHISGGLLDLAGEGFSFDNQITLTLPKNSNLKTISVSNNSGFILKNLRLKDTTIETSSYFETTNVNLDSTKLSVNYNTIDIKQTTLINTSITIKDGDFEGNGLTFKQKNSIIADGIDISLNDYNLTVTHNSEGDDDITKRLTASSENTLNLVARDDDITVQ
- a CDS encoding DUF1304 domain-containing protein gives rise to the protein MSLITVVLATLVALEHFYIMYLETFATQSEATSRVFSTDKEELSRPSVDNLFKNQGVYNGLIGVFLLYGLFGAHSVELVTVFLIYVVAVAAYGAITVDKKIILKQAGLAILALLSLLF
- a CDS encoding NAD(P)H-dependent oxidoreductase, whose product is MQTTIIYAHPYDKSFNHAILEKLLAKYATEDLAVIDLYKDGFKPVYTREELALFKTGETLNSLVRHYQEQLAKTDKLIIVSPIWWNNIPAIFKGFFDKVLKMNFAYCPTKTGVKGLLTNITSDEVVTTSTSTTFYLRYFAGNCINSSVKSTLKQIGIQHFSWKHLGGISQSTAKKREKFLATL
- a CDS encoding TetR/AcrR family transcriptional regulator: MPRKPTQLREKLIQTGLDYVEQYGVETISLRLIAEKCQVSHGSPYKYFKNKQDYLDTVLAEIRAIFVEALLQDITETASDRQRLLKMGTNFVAFATAILTILTLSF
- a CDS encoding YbaB/EbfC family nucleoid-associated protein produces the protein MMNMQNMLKQAQKLQKQMEKKQAELASTTFVGKSAQDLVTATFTGDKKLVSIDYKEAIVDPDDIETLQDMTTQAINDALAQVDAATQKTMGAFAGKLPF
- a CDS encoding MerR family transcriptional regulator produces the protein MSVTYSTGELARLAKVSVRTVQYYDKCGILPPTSLSEGGRRIYTESDLHVLKQICFLRELDFSIEQIKRLLAEDNATETLQLLLVDHITHLNQDIHHKKEQVDIAVNLLDSLKKQPEMPLEQWADLSLVMKNHSLWRKNFVSSWVKLALLTFLFIGVVYVLGYYFEGQLWAQVLGVSLALLFLLVLIWMVYRYYQKVAYLCPHCHKPFVPTFRAFSLAAHTPKTRRLTCPHCHHKSYCLEIAREDEAK
- a CDS encoding 3'-5' exonuclease, which produces MKALSNYIAFDLEFNTVKDVSHIIQVSAVKFCDHKEVDSFDTYVYSDVPLQSFINGLTGITADKLRDAPKLEAVLADFKTFVGDSSLIGYNALKSDLPLLDSYGLDLSSQYALDVFDEAYERRSSDLNGIANLKLHTVAKFLEIDGKSHDSLEDARMTALVYERFLEFDDNKAFLTQQEPQDTTNPFASLSGLSHFFDE